One genomic segment of Arachis duranensis cultivar V14167 chromosome 4, aradu.V14167.gnm2.J7QH, whole genome shotgun sequence includes these proteins:
- the LOC107484928 gene encoding uncharacterized protein LOC107484928, translating to MYEFGIQNGRICHVYWDHIVDLPEEVEVVDVVDDEPCPTTNTVEQCIPQETPRRRSKMAIHKKPTSKKLYVKTANKENKINQSCNETQNPAYPNPSPTTQPMSHSEIPNVNRNTTQQQSEAEVPPPNNSQQEDDDIDSDPDYYQYESEDLHNPMSSDCEDDYDSEQGVWPQGNPTAPFGQVHLELGMEFATMDEFKRSVRKYNIQIGRSIKLSRVEPTKCKAICWDENCPWNIYCSRSNEPRSYQVKTFVDQHVCARRHNNKSADRVWVTEMLEEKIKDQREITCAEAETWFKKEFNVAINYKKIQRAMKKARKNIEGLEREQYAELRDYLNQILLSNPGSTVHLDTTPMPDSLPLFKRVYISFEACKKGFVLGCRPFIGLDSTFLKGFYGGQLLTAIGQYANNQIFPIAYAVVDLETRDNWKWFLEHLHNDLGNYKVHDLNFISDQQKGLIPAMQQVMPGVHHCFCAMHIWNNFTNRWKDKQLKGAAWECCRATTTQEFDAAILRLQRINTGAWEYLNKLDLKQ from the exons ATGTATGAATTTGGTATTCAGAATGGAAGAATATGCCATGTTTATTGGGATCATATTGTTGATTTACCTGAGGAAGTTGAAGTGGTAGACGTTGTAGATGATGAGCCATGTCCAACTACAAATACCGTTGAACAATGTATACCACAAGAAACcccaagaagaagaagtaagatGGCAATCCACAAAAAGCCTACCTCGAAAAAGTTATACGTTAAGACGGCCAATAAGGAAAACAAAATCAACCAAAGTTGCAATGAAACTCAGAACCCAGCATATCCCAATCCTTCTCCTACAACCCAACCAATGTCACATTCTGAAATCCCAAACGTCAACCGAAACACGACCCAGCAGCAAAGTGAAGCAGAAGTCCCACCTCCTAATAATTCACAGCAAGAAG ATGATGATATTGACTCCGACCCTGACTACTATCAGTATGAATCTGAAGATTTACACAATCCAATGTCATCCGATTGTGAGGATGATTATGATAGTGAACAAGGTGTGTGGCCTCAGGGAAATCCAACAGCACCATTTGGCCAAGTTCATCTGGAGCTTGGGATGGAGTTTGCTACCATGGATGAGTTTAAGAGATCCGTGAGGAAGTACAATATTCAAATAGGAAGAAGCATCAAGCTCAGTAGGGTTGAGCCAACCAAATGTAAGGCAATTTGTTGGGATGAGAATTGTCCCTGGAACATTTACTGCTCTAGGTCAAACGAGCCAAGGAGTTATCAGGTGAAGACATTTGTGGATCAGCACGTCTGTGCTAGAAGACATAATAATAAATCTGCAGATAGGGTGTGGGTTACTGAGATGctagaagaaaaaattaaagaccaAAGGGAAATCACTTGTGCGGAGGCCGAAACTTGGTTTAAAAAAGAGTTTAATGTAGCAATTAATTATAAGAAGATCCAGAGAGCCATGAAAAAGGCAAGGAAAAATatagaaggattggagagagaaCAATATGCTGAGTTGAGAGACTATCTTAACCAAATACTACTGTCAAATCCAGGCTCAACAGTGCACTTGGATACCACCCCAATGCCTGACTCGTTGCCATTGTTCAAGAGAGTCTACATTTCTTTTGAGGCATGTAAGAAGGGTTTTGTCTTAGGGTGTAGACCTTTCATTGGCCTTGATAGCACATTCTTAAAGGGCTTCTATGGAGGACAGCTACTCACTGCAATAGGTCAATATGCGAACAACCAGATTTTCCCAATTGCTTATGCCGTGGTGGATTTAGAAACTAGAGATAACTGGAAATGGTTCTTGGAGCATTTACATAATGACTTGGGCAACTACAAGGTTCATGATTTGAACTTCATTAGTGACCAACAAAAG GGTTTGATTCCGGCTATGCAACAAGTTATGCCTGGAGTTCATCATTGCTTCTGTGCTATGCATATTTGGAATAATTTCACAAACAGATGGAAGGACAAACAACTCAAAGGGGCAGCGTGGGAGTGTTGTCGAGCCACTACAACTCAAGAATTTGATGCTGCAATATTGAGGCTGCAACGGATCAATACTGGAGCATGGGAGTATCTGAACAAGCTTGATCTGAAGCAGTAG